Proteins encoded together in one Neisseria lactamica window:
- the tgt gene encoding tRNA guanosine(34) transglycosylase Tgt codes for MLKFTLHKKDGHARCGTLELNHGKIETPVFMPVGTYGSVKAMNPQNLHDIKAQIILGNTYHLWLRPGLEVIGQFGGLHGFIGWDKPILTDSGGFQVFSLSDMRKLTEEGCTFKSPINGDKLFLSPEISMKIQTVLNSDIAMQLDECTPGEATREQARKSLQMSLRWAERSKKTFEDLKNPNALFGIVQGAMYEDLREESLRGLEQFDFPGIAVGGLSVGEPKPEMYRMLRAVGPMLPAHKPHYLMGVGTPEDLVYGVAHGIDMFDCVMPTRNARNGWLFTRFGDLKIKNAKHKSDKRPIDESCTCYACRNFSRAYLHHLHRAGEILGAQLNTIHNLHFYQVIMAEMREAVEQGKFADWQAQFHENRARGTD; via the coding sequence ATGCTCAAATTTACCTTACATAAAAAAGACGGCCACGCCCGATGCGGCACGCTGGAGTTGAACCACGGCAAAATCGAAACGCCCGTATTTATGCCTGTCGGTACTTACGGTTCGGTCAAAGCGATGAACCCGCAAAACCTGCACGACATCAAGGCGCAAATTATTTTGGGCAACACTTATCATTTGTGGCTGCGTCCGGGTTTGGAAGTTATCGGACAATTCGGCGGACTGCACGGATTTATCGGCTGGGACAAGCCCATCTTGACCGATTCGGGCGGTTTTCAGGTTTTTTCTTTGTCGGATATGCGGAAATTGACCGAAGAAGGCTGTACGTTCAAAAGCCCGATTAACGGCGACAAGCTGTTTTTATCGCCTGAAATTTCTATGAAAATCCAAACGGTTTTGAACTCGGACATCGCGATGCAGTTGGACGAATGCACGCCGGGCGAAGCAACGCGCGAACAGGCGCGAAAATCGCTGCAAATGAGCCTGCGCTGGGCGGAACGGAGCAAAAAAACCTTTGAAGATTTGAAAAACCCGAACGCGCTGTTCGGCATCGTGCAAGGCGCGATGTATGAGGATTTGCGCGAAGAGTCTTTGCGCGGCTTGGAGCAGTTTGATTTTCCCGGCATTGCCGTCGGCGGGCTGTCCGTCGGCGAACCCAAGCCCGAAATGTACCGTATGCTGCGCGCCGTCGGCCCGATGTTGCCCGCACACAAACCGCATTACCTGATGGGCGTAGGCACGCCGGAAGACCTCGTGTACGGTGTGGCGCACGGCATCGATATGTTCGACTGCGTGATGCCCACCCGCAATGCGCGCAACGGCTGGCTGTTTACCCGTTTCGGCGATTTGAAAATCAAAAACGCCAAACACAAGTCCGACAAACGTCCGATAGACGAAAGCTGCACCTGCTACGCCTGCCGCAATTTCAGCCGCGCCTACCTGCACCATCTGCACCGCGCCGGCGAAATCTTGGGCGCACAGCTCAACACCATCCACAATCTGCATTTCTACCAAGTCATTATGGCGGAAATGCGCGAAGCCGTCGAACAAGGCAAATTTGCCGACTGGCAGGCGCAATTCCACGAAAAC
- the rpmI gene encoding 50S ribosomal protein L35: MPKMKTKSSAKKRFKVLGNGGVKRGHAFKSHILTKKTTKTKRQLRGTAMVDSRDLASVAKMLPYA, translated from the coding sequence ATGCCTAAAATGAAAACCAAGTCTAGCGCGAAAAAACGCTTTAAAGTACTGGGTAACGGTGGTGTAAAACGCGGTCATGCGTTTAAAAGTCACATCCTGACCAAAAAAACCACGAAAACTAAACGCCAATTGCGCGGTACCGCTATGGTGGACTCACGCGATTTGGCTTCCGTTGCCAAAATGTTGCCCTACGCTTAA
- a CDS encoding very short patch repair endonuclease — MDRLTPEQRKKCMQSNKSKGTKPELVLAKAMWALGLRYRKNSGSIFGKPDFSFKKYKVAVFVDGEFWHGKDWEQRKVEIKGNREFWIAKIERNIRRDREVTGRLKVEGWTVLRFWSNDVVKNTTCCAEKVKEIVRARGSDLQKRN, encoded by the coding sequence ATGGACAGATTAACCCCCGAACAGCGCAAAAAATGTATGCAGTCCAACAAAAGCAAGGGGACGAAACCCGAGCTTGTGTTGGCAAAAGCGATGTGGGCTTTGGGACTCAGGTATCGGAAAAATAGCGGAAGCATTTTTGGGAAGCCTGATTTTTCATTTAAAAAATATAAAGTTGCCGTGTTTGTCGATGGTGAGTTTTGGCACGGCAAGGATTGGGAACAGAGAAAGGTGGAAATAAAGGGCAACCGCGAATTTTGGATTGCCAAAATTGAGCGCAATATCCGGAGGGATAGGGAAGTAACAGGCCGTCTGAAGGTCGAGGGCTGGACGGTTTTACGTTTTTGGAGTAACGATGTCGTCAAAAATACAACCTGCTGTGCCGAAAAAGTCAAAGAAATCGTCCGCGCGAGGGGAAGTGATTTGCAAAAACGAAATTAA
- the thrS gene encoding threonine--tRNA ligase, whose translation MLNITLPDGSVRQYESPVTVAQIAASVGAGLAKAAVAGKVNGKLVDACDPITEDSTVQIITPKDREGVEIIRHSCAHLVGHAVKQLYPNAKMVIGPVIEEGFYYDIATEKPFTPEDVAAIEARMKELIAQDYDVIKIMTPRAEAVKIFQDRGEEYKLRLIDDMPEVEAMGMYHHQEYVDMCRGPHVPNTRFLKNFKLTKLAGAYWRGDSNNEMLQRIYGTAWATKDELKAYIRRIEEAEKRDHRKLGKQLDLFHLQDEAPGMVFWHPKGWALWQAVEQHMRKELNAAGYKEVKTPQIMDKTFWEKSGHWENYKDNMFVTSSEKREYAVKPMNCPGHVQIFNNGLRSYRDLPMRLAEFGSCHRNEPSGALHGLMRVRGFVQDDAHIFCTEDQIVSEARAFNELLVRIYKQFGFHDVSVKLSLRPGKRAGSDEVWDKAEQGLREALTACGVEWEELPGEGAFYGPKIEYHVKDALGRSWQCGTLQLDFVLPERLNAEYVTENNDRARPVMLHRAILGSLERFIGILIENHAGSFPLWLAPVQMVIMNITENQADYCREVAARLQAAGFRVELDLRNEKIGYKIRDNSQYRFPYQIVVGDKEKQENKVAVRRKAEDLGSLDLDDFIAQLQQEIADALVNH comes from the coding sequence ATGTTGAACATTACCTTGCCGGACGGCTCAGTCCGCCAATACGAATCGCCCGTTACCGTGGCACAGATTGCCGCGTCTGTCGGAGCAGGTTTGGCGAAAGCGGCGGTGGCAGGTAAGGTAAACGGCAAATTGGTCGATGCGTGCGATCCGATTACCGAAGATTCGACCGTCCAAATCATTACCCCGAAAGATCGCGAAGGCGTCGAAATCATCCGCCATTCTTGCGCCCACCTTGTCGGGCACGCAGTCAAGCAGCTTTATCCCAACGCAAAAATGGTTATCGGCCCCGTTATCGAAGAGGGCTTTTATTACGATATTGCAACAGAAAAACCGTTTACACCCGAAGATGTTGCCGCCATCGAAGCGCGTATGAAGGAATTGATTGCACAAGATTATGATGTAATCAAAATCATGACTCCGCGCGCCGAAGCCGTCAAAATCTTCCAGGATCGCGGCGAAGAATACAAATTGCGCCTGATTGACGATATGCCCGAAGTGGAAGCGATGGGTATGTACCATCATCAGGAATATGTCGATATGTGCCGCGGCCCGCACGTTCCGAACACCCGCTTCCTGAAAAACTTCAAACTGACCAAGCTGGCAGGCGCATACTGGCGCGGCGACAGCAATAATGAAATGCTGCAACGTATTTACGGTACGGCTTGGGCGACAAAAGACGAATTAAAAGCCTACATCCGGCGCATTGAAGAAGCGGAAAAACGCGACCATCGCAAATTGGGTAAGCAACTGGATTTGTTCCACTTGCAAGACGAAGCACCGGGTATGGTGTTTTGGCATCCCAAAGGCTGGGCTTTGTGGCAGGCTGTCGAGCAGCATATGCGTAAAGAGCTGAATGCCGCCGGCTATAAAGAAGTCAAAACGCCCCAAATTATGGATAAAACCTTTTGGGAAAAATCCGGCCACTGGGAAAACTATAAAGACAATATGTTCGTAACCAGTTCCGAAAAACGCGAATACGCGGTTAAACCGATGAACTGCCCGGGTCATGTGCAAATTTTCAATAACGGCTTGCGTTCATATCGAGATTTGCCGATGCGTTTGGCGGAATTCGGTTCCTGCCACCGCAACGAGCCGAGCGGCGCCTTGCACGGTCTGATGCGCGTCCGTGGATTTGTACAGGATGATGCGCATATTTTCTGCACCGAAGACCAAATCGTCAGCGAAGCGCGCGCATTCAACGAATTGCTCGTCCGAATTTACAAGCAATTCGGTTTCCACGATGTGTCCGTCAAACTTTCGCTGCGTCCCGGGAAGCGCGCCGGTTCGGATGAAGTGTGGGATAAGGCGGAACAAGGCCTGCGCGAAGCATTGACTGCCTGCGGTGTAGAATGGGAAGAGTTGCCTGGCGAAGGTGCATTCTATGGTCCTAAAATCGAATATCACGTCAAAGACGCATTGGGGCGTTCTTGGCAGTGCGGCACGTTGCAGCTGGACTTTGTGTTGCCGGAGCGTTTGAATGCCGAATATGTAACCGAAAACAACGACCGCGCCCGTCCGGTAATGTTGCATCGCGCCATTTTGGGTTCTTTGGAACGGTTTATCGGCATTTTGATTGAAAACCACGCCGGCTCGTTCCCATTGTGGCTTGCGCCGGTTCAAATGGTGATTATGAACATCACCGAAAATCAGGCGGATTATTGCCGCGAAGTGGCTGCCAGGTTGCAGGCAGCAGGTTTCCGCGTCGAGTTGGATTTGCGTAACGAAAAAATCGGTTACAAAATCCGCGACAACAGCCAATATCGTTTCCCTTATCAAATCGTTGTCGGCGATAAAGAGAAACAAGAAAACAAAGTTGCGGTACGCCGCAAAGCAGAAGACTTGGGTTCTTTGGATTTGGATGATTTCATCGCACAATTGCAGCAAGAAATCGCGGATGCCCTCGTCAATCATTAA
- the pheS gene encoding phenylalanine--tRNA ligase subunit alpha, which translates to MENVNRIVAEGIAAIEAAQDFNTLEQIKARYLGKTGELTGLLKTLGQMSPEERKTIGAHINECKNRFQTAFNNKRDALNEAKLQARLAAESLDITLPGRAQEGGSLHPVTLTLQRVVELFHGMGFEVADGPEIEDDFHNFQALNIPANHPARAMQDTFYVENGDVLRTHTSPIQIRYMLDKKEPPVRIIAPGRVYRVDSDATHSPMFHQAEGLWVEEGVTFADLKAVFTDFIRRFFERDDLQVRFRPSFFPFTEPSAEIDIMGENGKWLEVGGCGMVHPNVLKNVNIDPEKYTGFAFGIGLDRFAMLRYNVNDLRLFFDNDLNFLKQFAK; encoded by the coding sequence ATGGAAAATGTAAACCGTATCGTTGCAGAAGGTATTGCCGCCATTGAAGCCGCGCAAGATTTCAATACCTTAGAACAAATTAAAGCACGCTATCTCGGTAAAACCGGCGAGTTGACCGGACTTCTGAAAACTTTGGGTCAAATGTCGCCTGAAGAGCGCAAAACCATAGGCGCGCATATTAATGAGTGCAAAAACCGGTTTCAGACGGCCTTCAACAATAAACGCGATGCCCTCAACGAAGCCAAGCTGCAAGCCCGGCTTGCCGCCGAATCCCTTGACATTACCCTGCCCGGACGCGCTCAGGAAGGCGGCAGCCTGCATCCTGTCACCCTGACTTTGCAACGTGTGGTCGAGTTGTTCCACGGTATGGGTTTTGAAGTGGCGGACGGCCCTGAAATCGAAGACGATTTCCACAACTTCCAAGCCCTGAACATCCCCGCAAACCATCCTGCCCGTGCGATGCAGGATACGTTTTATGTTGAAAACGGCGATGTTTTGCGTACGCACACTTCCCCGATTCAAATCCGTTATATGCTCGACAAAAAAGAGCCGCCCGTCCGCATTATCGCCCCCGGCCGCGTTTACCGCGTGGACAGCGATGCCACGCACTCGCCTATGTTCCATCAGGCGGAAGGTTTGTGGGTGGAAGAGGGCGTGACTTTTGCCGATTTGAAAGCCGTGTTCACCGATTTTATCCGCCGCTTTTTCGAACGCGATGATTTGCAGGTGCGTTTCCGCCCGTCTTTTTTCCCGTTCACCGAACCGTCTGCCGAAATCGACATTATGGGCGAAAACGGCAAATGGCTGGAAGTCGGCGGCTGCGGTATGGTACATCCCAACGTGTTGAAAAATGTGAATATCGACCCTGAAAAATACACCGGTTTTGCTTTCGGTATCGGTCTCGACCGTTTTGCGATGCTGCGTTACAACGTGAACGATTTGCGCTTGTTTTTTGATAACGATTTGAATTTTTTGAAGCAGTTTGCGAAATAA
- the rplT gene encoding 50S ribosomal protein L20, whose translation MPRVKRGVTARARHQKIFALAKGYRGRRKNVYRVAKQAVMKAGQYAYRDRRQRKRQFRQLWIVRINAGARENGLSYSKFMNGLKRASIEIDRKVLADLAVFDKAAFAQLAEKAKAALAA comes from the coding sequence ATGCCACGCGTAAAACGCGGTGTTACCGCCCGTGCCCGTCACCAAAAAATCTTCGCGTTAGCCAAAGGCTACCGCGGCCGTCGTAAAAATGTTTACCGCGTTGCCAAACAGGCGGTAATGAAAGCCGGCCAATACGCATACCGTGACCGCCGCCAGCGCAAACGCCAATTCCGCCAACTGTGGATTGTCCGCATCAATGCAGGTGCGCGTGAAAACGGTTTGTCTTACAGCAAATTCATGAACGGTCTGAAACGTGCCTCTATCGAAATCGACCGCAAAGTATTGGCTGATTTGGCTGTGTTCGATAAAGCCGCATTTGCACAATTGGCTGAAAAGGCTAAAGCCGCTTTGGCTGCCTGA
- the infC gene encoding translation initiation factor IF-3, with protein sequence MIAQEREARINGEITAKEVRLISESGEQLGVVSVREALAMAEGQDVDLVEISPTAKPPVCKLMDYGKYKYQQAKKRDEAKKNQKQVQIKEIKFRPGTDEGDYQIKMRNINRFLADGDKVKVTLRFRGREMAHQQLGAQLLERVKEDLAEVAQIESFPKMEGRQMVMMIAPKKK encoded by the coding sequence ATCATCGCTCAAGAACGCGAAGCACGAATCAACGGCGAAATTACCGCCAAAGAAGTGCGTTTAATCAGTGAGTCAGGCGAACAGCTTGGTGTCGTATCGGTTCGTGAAGCTTTGGCTATGGCCGAAGGGCAGGATGTCGATTTGGTGGAAATTTCCCCTACCGCCAAGCCGCCTGTGTGCAAACTGATGGATTACGGTAAATATAAGTACCAGCAGGCCAAGAAACGCGACGAAGCCAAGAAAAACCAAAAACAGGTGCAAATTAAGGAAATCAAATTCCGTCCGGGTACCGATGAAGGCGACTATCAAATCAAAATGCGCAACATCAACCGATTCCTTGCCGACGGCGACAAAGTCAAAGTGACATTGCGTTTCCGCGGCCGTGAAATGGCCCACCAGCAACTCGGCGCGCAACTTTTGGAGCGTGTGAAAGAGGATTTGGCGGAAGTGGCGCAAATCGAGTCCTTCCCTAAAATGGAAGGCCGGCAAATGGTGATGATGATTGCGCCGAAGAAAAAATAA